A single Symbiobacterium thermophilum IAM 14863 DNA region contains:
- a CDS encoding Cof-type HAD-IIB family hydrolase, translating into MQYDLVISDMDGTLLRDDKTISDRTKEAIRRFEAAGGRFSFATGRGVHASRRYFEDLGLRTPLVLLNGSLLYDPVADRELMVRPLDPAAIAAVWPRLEEAGLHILVHETRRAVVREITPTIDEHLRLDGITVDVQPDLSPATCGDIVKILSIGEPEQLDRAEAAILAANLPVKLVRSFRTYLEVLPPTGGKGTGLRALLAHLGIPRERCLAVGDYLNDLDLLAEAGLAVVVRNAHPGVRAVAQRETLSNEEDGVAAVLDALVEGREIGFPIGG; encoded by the coding sequence TTGCAGTACGATCTCGTGATCTCCGACATGGACGGTACTCTGCTGCGCGACGACAAGACGATCTCCGACCGCACCAAGGAGGCCATCCGGCGGTTCGAGGCCGCCGGCGGCCGGTTCTCGTTCGCCACGGGCCGCGGCGTGCACGCCTCGCGGCGGTACTTTGAAGACCTGGGGCTTCGGACGCCGCTGGTCCTGCTCAACGGATCGCTCCTCTACGATCCGGTCGCCGACCGGGAGCTGATGGTCCGTCCCCTGGATCCGGCGGCGATCGCGGCCGTGTGGCCCCGGCTGGAGGAGGCGGGGCTTCACATTCTGGTCCACGAGACGCGCAGGGCGGTGGTGCGGGAGATCACTCCGACCATCGACGAGCACCTGCGGCTGGACGGCATCACCGTGGACGTGCAGCCGGACCTTTCGCCGGCCACCTGCGGAGACATCGTGAAGATCCTCTCCATCGGGGAGCCGGAGCAGCTGGACCGGGCCGAGGCGGCCATCCTGGCCGCGAACCTGCCGGTCAAGCTGGTGCGGTCGTTCCGCACCTACCTGGAGGTGCTTCCGCCGACCGGCGGCAAGGGCACCGGCCTGCGGGCGCTGCTGGCCCACCTGGGCATCCCCCGGGAGCGTTGCCTGGCGGTGGGCGACTACCTGAACGACCTGGACCTGCTGGCCGAGGCCGGGCTGGCTGTCGTGGTGCGGAACGCGCACCCGGGCGTCCGGGCCGTCGCCCAGCGGGAGACGCTGTCCAACGAGGAGGACGGCGTCGCCGCCGTGCTGGACGCGCTGGTGGAGGGGCGGGAGATCGGTTTCCCGATCGGGGGCTGA
- a CDS encoding biotin transporter BioY, translating to MHGARLRNLVLAGVMAALLAAVAPVRFFLPGVPGVPVTLQVLVVLLAGGLFRPAWGAAAMGLYLLLGAAGLPVFAGGNAGLQVLVGPTAGYLWSYPLAAAVVGALALPAGHGADASVRPGRVRMFGAMLAGLAVIYVCGAGWAWLIGGQGLAAVLAGWVLPFVPFDLVKAAVAAEGAAALRRALARAGLLAV from the coding sequence ATGCACGGCGCGCGACTGCGCAACCTGGTGCTGGCCGGCGTGATGGCGGCGCTCCTCGCCGCCGTCGCGCCGGTCCGTTTCTTCCTGCCCGGCGTGCCGGGGGTGCCGGTGACGCTGCAGGTGCTGGTGGTCCTCCTGGCCGGGGGACTCTTCCGGCCTGCCTGGGGCGCCGCGGCGATGGGACTCTACTTGCTGCTGGGGGCCGCGGGCCTGCCGGTGTTCGCCGGGGGCAACGCAGGGCTGCAGGTGCTGGTGGGGCCGACAGCCGGGTATCTGTGGAGTTACCCGCTGGCCGCGGCGGTGGTGGGGGCGCTGGCCCTTCCGGCTGGTCATGGAGCGGACGCTTCGGTTCGGCCCGGGCGTGTGCGCATGTTCGGCGCCATGCTGGCCGGTCTGGCCGTGATCTACGTATGCGGGGCCGGGTGGGCCTGGCTCATCGGCGGTCAGGGGCTGGCGGCCGTACTGGCCGGGTGGGTGCTGCCCTTCGTCCCCTTCGACCTGGTCAAGGCGGCGGTGGCCGCCGAGGGCGCCGCGGCATTGAGAAGGGCCCTGGCGCGGGCGGGGCTGTTGGCCGTGTGA
- a CDS encoding MDR family MFS transporter — MNLTARLRAAVDGYPRMLWFLAIGSFLNSTGMSFIWPLTTIYIHEHLGRSMTVAGTVLLLHSAGAMLGQLAGGWCHDRIGPRPVMLGGLLAAAAVTAVLGWTTAWPVYVACMVLYGIAVALPLSPVNAMVARSWPGQGRRAFNFNYVASNLGVAAGTALGGVLADRSFALAFGGASCLFLVYTLFTAAFIREERLPAEPFDEGAYPRREAVPEGPVPWAPIAALCAGFLCVTLVYSQWQTGNSIRTQELGFGLSAFSLLWTLNGALIFVGQPVIGLIARVLQRAASQMMLGVALLALAFGVLLTSDRYGIFVLSMVLLTFGEMLLWPVFPASVAHLSPPSMRGRLQGFILSSGTIGRMIGPLLGGMLYDAFGYATQISVMTAGLVVPALAILVYERTRRVAEAGVEPGDP, encoded by the coding sequence GTGAACCTCACCGCCCGCCTCCGCGCCGCCGTTGACGGCTATCCCCGCATGCTGTGGTTCCTGGCGATAGGCAGCTTCCTGAACTCCACCGGAATGTCCTTCATCTGGCCCCTGACCACCATTTACATTCACGAGCATCTGGGCCGGTCGATGACCGTCGCCGGCACCGTGCTGCTGCTCCACTCCGCCGGCGCCATGCTGGGGCAGCTGGCGGGCGGCTGGTGCCACGACCGGATCGGCCCGCGCCCGGTGATGCTGGGCGGCCTGCTGGCCGCCGCCGCGGTCACCGCGGTCCTGGGCTGGACCACGGCCTGGCCGGTCTACGTGGCCTGCATGGTCCTCTACGGTATTGCGGTCGCGCTGCCGCTTTCGCCGGTCAACGCCATGGTGGCCCGATCCTGGCCGGGGCAGGGGCGCCGGGCGTTCAACTTCAACTACGTGGCCAGCAACCTGGGCGTCGCCGCGGGAACTGCGCTGGGGGGCGTGCTCGCCGACCGGTCCTTCGCCCTGGCTTTCGGGGGAGCCTCGTGCCTCTTCCTGGTGTACACGCTCTTCACGGCGGCTTTCATCCGGGAGGAGCGGCTGCCTGCGGAGCCGTTTGACGAAGGGGCGTACCCGAGGCGGGAGGCCGTTCCGGAGGGGCCCGTACCCTGGGCGCCCATTGCGGCCCTCTGTGCCGGCTTCCTCTGCGTCACCCTGGTCTACAGCCAGTGGCAGACGGGCAACTCCATCCGGACCCAGGAGCTGGGCTTTGGCCTGTCCGCCTTCTCCCTGCTCTGGACGCTGAACGGGGCCCTGATCTTCGTGGGGCAGCCGGTGATCGGCCTCATCGCCCGGGTCCTCCAACGCGCCGCCAGCCAGATGATGCTCGGCGTGGCGCTGCTGGCCCTCGCCTTCGGCGTGCTGCTCACCTCCGACCGCTACGGCATCTTCGTCCTCTCCATGGTGCTGCTCACCTTCGGCGAGATGCTCCTCTGGCCGGTCTTCCCCGCCAGCGTCGCGCACCTGTCGCCGCCTTCGATGCGGGGACGGCTGCAGGGGTTCATCCTCTCCAGCGGCACCATCGGGCGGATGATCGGGCCGCTGCTGGGCGGAATGTTGTATGACGCCTTCGGTTACGCCACCCAGATCTCCGTGATGACCGCCGGCCTGGTGGTGCCCGCGCTGGCCATCCTGGTGTACGAGCGAACCCGCCGGGTGGCGGAGGCCGGGGTGGAGCCGGGCGACCCGTGA
- the trpE gene encoding anthranilate synthase component I codes for MYHPSLGTYLSLAREYDLVPVHREVLADLETPISVFMKLCLDEPCAFLFESVEGGEKVARYSFLGCRPLLTLAHKAGVSRLLRGEEAAEYRTVGMVTEGERGERMEGDPLGHLRQVLRRYAVYQPPGLPRFAGGLVGYVAYDAVRAYERLPPGPPDELNLPDSLFMAPELVVVFDHLKHKLLLVANTMPGGEPDVAYRRAQALLDRAVERLRGPVPLPPGLPWTRSRPLEVRACQTPEDFTAAVERAKAYIRAGDAFQVVLSQRWETRVRSRPLDIYRALRMLNPSPYMFYLSFGDLKVIGASPELLVRVEDGVATTRPLAGTRPRGATEEEDRRLEAELLADEKERAEHVMLVDLGRNDLGRVCNYGTVHVHQLMHVERYSHVMHIVSDIRGEVAEEKDACDVLAACFPAGTLTGAPKVRAMEIIDELEPVRRGIYGGAVGYFSWSGAMDTCIAIRTLIMKGDRVFIQAGAGIVADSDAEAELNESRNKARALIRALELAEEGL; via the coding sequence ATGTACCACCCCAGCCTGGGGACCTACCTGAGCCTGGCCAGGGAGTACGACCTGGTCCCCGTCCACCGGGAGGTCCTGGCGGACCTGGAGACGCCGATCTCGGTCTTCATGAAGCTCTGCCTCGACGAGCCGTGCGCCTTCCTGTTCGAATCCGTGGAAGGCGGGGAGAAGGTGGCCCGCTACTCCTTCCTCGGCTGCCGGCCGCTCCTCACCCTGGCCCACAAGGCGGGCGTGAGCCGGCTGCTCCGGGGCGAGGAGGCCGCGGAGTACCGCACGGTGGGCATGGTGACCGAGGGCGAACGGGGCGAGCGGATGGAGGGCGACCCGCTGGGCCACCTGCGGCAGGTGCTGCGCCGCTATGCCGTGTATCAGCCCCCGGGGCTGCCCCGGTTCGCGGGCGGGCTGGTGGGCTACGTGGCCTACGACGCCGTCCGGGCGTACGAGCGCCTGCCGCCGGGGCCGCCGGACGAGCTGAATCTGCCCGATTCGCTGTTCATGGCGCCGGAGCTGGTGGTGGTGTTCGACCACCTGAAGCACAAGCTGCTGCTCGTCGCCAACACCATGCCGGGCGGCGAGCCCGACGTGGCCTACCGCCGGGCGCAGGCCCTCCTGGACCGGGCGGTCGAGCGGCTGCGGGGTCCGGTGCCCCTGCCGCCGGGACTCCCGTGGACCCGGTCCCGCCCCCTGGAGGTGCGGGCCTGCCAGACGCCGGAGGACTTCACGGCGGCGGTCGAGCGGGCCAAGGCCTACATCCGGGCGGGCGACGCTTTCCAGGTGGTGCTCTCGCAGCGGTGGGAGACCCGGGTGCGCAGCCGGCCGCTGGACATCTACCGGGCGCTGCGCATGCTCAACCCGAGCCCCTACATGTTCTACCTGAGCTTCGGCGACCTGAAGGTGATCGGCGCCTCGCCGGAGCTGCTGGTGCGGGTGGAGGACGGCGTGGCCACCACCCGGCCGCTGGCGGGGACCCGGCCCCGGGGCGCCACCGAGGAGGAGGACCGGCGGCTGGAGGCGGAGCTGCTCGCCGACGAAAAGGAGCGGGCCGAGCACGTGATGCTGGTCGACCTGGGCCGCAACGACCTGGGCCGGGTCTGTAACTACGGGACGGTGCACGTGCACCAGCTCATGCACGTGGAGCGGTACTCCCACGTGATGCACATCGTCAGCGACATCCGGGGCGAGGTGGCCGAGGAGAAGGACGCCTGCGACGTGCTGGCCGCCTGTTTCCCGGCCGGGACCCTCACCGGGGCGCCGAAGGTGCGGGCGATGGAGATCATCGACGAGCTGGAACCGGTGCGCAGGGGCATCTACGGTGGGGCCGTGGGCTACTTCTCCTGGAGCGGCGCCATGGACACCTGCATCGCCATCCGGACCCTGATCATGAAGGGCGACCGGGTCTTCATCCAGGCCGGGGCCGGCATCGTGGCCGACTCGGACGCGGAAGCGGAGCTGAACGAGTCCCGGAACAAGGCCCGGGCGCTGATCCGGGCCCTGGAGCTGGCGGAGGAGGGGCTGTGA
- a CDS encoding anthranilate synthase component II → MIVVIDNYDSFTYNLVQCLGELGAAQAVFRNDQITVDQVAALRPEAVVISPGPCTPDEAGISLELIRRLGPTTPILGVCLGHQAIGQAYGGRVVPAPSLMHGKTSLVRHSGEGLFVGLPNPFTAGRYHSLVVDRESLPDDLVVTAETEDGLVMAVQHRVHPVYGVQFHPESILTECGRQLLQNFLRLAQPAAA, encoded by the coding sequence ATGATCGTCGTGATCGACAACTACGACTCCTTCACCTACAACCTGGTCCAGTGCCTGGGGGAGCTGGGGGCGGCCCAGGCGGTGTTCCGCAACGACCAGATCACCGTGGACCAGGTGGCTGCCCTGCGGCCGGAGGCGGTCGTCATCAGCCCCGGTCCCTGCACCCCCGACGAGGCGGGCATCTCGCTGGAGCTGATCCGCCGGCTGGGGCCGACCACCCCGATCCTTGGGGTCTGCCTGGGCCACCAGGCGATCGGCCAGGCGTACGGCGGGCGGGTGGTGCCGGCGCCGTCCCTGATGCACGGCAAGACCAGCCTGGTGCGCCACAGCGGCGAGGGGCTGTTCGTCGGCCTGCCCAACCCGTTCACGGCGGGCCGATACCACTCGCTGGTGGTGGACCGGGAGAGCCTGCCGGACGACCTGGTGGTGACGGCCGAGACCGAGGACGGCCTGGTGATGGCGGTGCAGCACCGGGTGCACCCGGTCTACGGGGTGCAGTTCCACCCGGAGTCGATCCTGACCGAGTGCGGCCGACAACTGCTGCAGAACTTCCTCCGGCTGGCGCAGCCGGCGGCGGCGTGA
- the trpD gene encoding anthranilate phosphoribosyltransferase: MKALLRQVAEGKDLTEAQAEAAMTLMMTGEATPAQVAAFLMALRIKGETVAEITGAARVMRERAIRIHHSRPLVVDTCGTGGDGSHTFNISTTAAFVVAGAGVAVAKHGNRAATSLTGSADVLEALGIHLDLTPEEVGRCIDEVGIGFLYAPALHTSMKHVAPVRREIGLRNIFNLLGPLTNPAMAQAQLMGVYDPNLTEPLARVLGNLGVKHALVVHGTDGVDEISISAPTVVSEMRDGFVHTYRVVPEDVGLSRAPREYIRGGTKEENARITESVLSGEPGPRRDVVLLNAAAALLAADRVRTLREGVELAAQSIDSGEARRVLERMREFTHRLRAESA; this comes from the coding sequence ATGAAGGCCCTGCTCAGGCAGGTGGCGGAGGGCAAGGATCTCACCGAAGCCCAGGCGGAGGCGGCCATGACGCTGATGATGACCGGCGAGGCCACCCCCGCCCAGGTGGCGGCCTTCCTGATGGCCCTCCGGATCAAGGGCGAGACGGTGGCGGAGATCACCGGCGCAGCCCGGGTGATGCGGGAGCGGGCGATCCGCATCCACCACAGCCGGCCGCTGGTCGTGGACACCTGCGGCACCGGCGGCGACGGGTCCCACACGTTCAACATCTCCACCACCGCAGCTTTCGTGGTGGCGGGGGCGGGGGTGGCCGTGGCCAAGCACGGCAACCGGGCGGCGACGTCGCTCACCGGTTCGGCGGACGTGCTGGAGGCGCTGGGCATCCACCTTGACCTGACGCCGGAGGAGGTGGGCCGCTGCATCGACGAGGTGGGCATCGGCTTCCTTTACGCGCCGGCCCTGCACACCAGCATGAAGCACGTGGCCCCGGTGCGCCGGGAAATCGGGCTGCGCAACATCTTCAACCTGCTGGGGCCGCTCACCAACCCGGCGATGGCCCAGGCACAGCTGATGGGCGTCTACGACCCGAACCTCACCGAGCCGCTGGCCCGGGTGCTGGGGAACCTCGGGGTGAAACACGCCCTGGTGGTGCACGGCACCGACGGCGTCGACGAGATCTCGATCTCGGCCCCGACGGTGGTCTCGGAGATGCGGGACGGCTTCGTGCACACCTACCGGGTGGTGCCCGAGGACGTGGGGCTCAGCCGGGCGCCCCGGGAGTACATCCGGGGCGGCACCAAGGAGGAGAACGCCCGCATCACCGAGTCCGTGCTTTCGGGCGAGCCGGGACCCCGGCGGGACGTGGTGCTGCTCAACGCCGCCGCCGCCCTGCTGGCCGCGGACCGGGTGCGCACCCTGCGGGAAGGGGTCGAGCTGGCCGCGCAGTCCATCGACTCGGGTGAGGCGCGGCGAGTCCTGGAGCGCATGCGGGAGTTCACCCACCGCCTCAGGGCGGAGTCGGCGTAG